One Lutzomyia longipalpis isolate SR_M1_2022 chromosome 4, ASM2433408v1 DNA segment encodes these proteins:
- the LOC129796521 gene encoding tight junction protein ZO-1 isoform X8 codes for MKFYEFHMNNILGERSSWEYHTVTVTRVPGYGFGIAVSGGRDNPHFANGDPSIAVSDVLKGGPAEERLQVNDRIISVNGVSLENVEYATAVQVLRDSGNTVTLVVKRRVANLNLLGSPSNHQHSLSLSSTGLTGPNSSSQQTIKVSLSKNSKKEEFGITLGCRLFIKEISSKARDQLAANGYHLQEGDTVTRLHNTNCNDSMSLKEAKKIIDGCKERLNIVVLRDVANNAATSSGMQSPAYSHTAQISNCSNIDEAFLPGGASYSAQNLYVQPPTRPALAALADDKSNLTPRGRSRGPLMDVSLSQLDRPSTPPSHSRSRSGVEEPVRPPPPRADDFYSSRRQLYEDDPLQRAKPSGEPRFISFQKEGSVGIRLTGGNEAGIFVTAVQPGSPASLQGLTPGDKILKVNDMDMHGVTREEAVLFLLSLQDRIDLIVQHCREEYDTVVANQRGDSFHIKTHFHCDTPSKGEMSFRAGDVFRVIDTLHNGVVGSWQVLRIGRGHQEMQRGVIPNKSRAEELATAQFNASKKEMNAAESRGSFFKRRRSTHRRSKSLSRENWEDVVFSDSISKFPAYERVVLRHPGFVRPVCLFGPVADIARERMIKDFPDKFTAPLQNDSNKGGGSTKCGIVRLSNIRDIMDRGKHALLDITPNAVDRLNYAQFYPIVIFLKADSKHTIKQLRRGLPKSAHKSSKKLLEQCQKLEKVWAHAFSTTIPLNDAETWYRKLRDVIDQQQSGAVWMSESKPVESLSDDFLFPMTTSRLSYASSPESDLELSPGPSTSLSLGNLPHLVKSSSDPSIATNQDNLDRDREMNLGDGMPPPYTNHYDHASPTARRPTMESKYPYPSQNMTQAGLDNNLTYATASRLPPPVQGQIYGAAPDLPPRVDRASKPPGNVASPERTAKNSSIHSISTLSRSAQERLFATPKNDGDPGDEYATRNQLLNAVDKRLNGGSSQQASLERQTVPHGGKINNGSYDSVSSYDSYNTAQMAAQNIRLGPNAPDDLKSVPNANGRTPSTPGTEYQRNSAHEFSRSTVHELSRSLSSGANDLNRQSSPARGGFHGGDRNIPSGHDAMRGERGPIGGVSLPQRPTNLPLDGSPRKLPFETKTDYGKYSRNNSATQADYSKTTKTGPMGGQPPPPGVPFKPVPPPKPKNYRPPIQGGGSGGNQWENGDSMMHRSPNGYGFYPTPSHFHGQNPPTSPMNSGPPPINYGAQYPGSSGHFNTPQSPFGPREGMGSNGFGGNHLYNGQYMHRSPGFGNLPHQPPERNTLDLAGSREQRGSAFELYRKPQISTASHHHNLR; via the exons GGCGAAAGGTCATCCTGGGAATATCACACTGTGACTGTGACTCGAGTTCCAGGATATGGCTTTGGAATTGCAGTATCAGGCGGCAGAGATAATCCTCATTTTGCAAATGGAGACCCCTCAATAGCCGTGAGTGATGTTCTCAAAGGAGGACCAGCTGAAGAGAGACTCCA GGTTAATGATAGGATAATTTCAGTCAATGGAGTGAGCCTTGAAAATGTAGAATATGCTACGGCTGTCCAGGTGCTAAGAGATAGCGGAAATACAGTTACACTAGTTGTTAAGAGACGTGTAGCAAATCTCAATCTTCTGGGGTCACCATCAAATCACCAACATTCGTTGAGTTTAAGTTCAACTGGTTTAACAGGACCAAATTCGTCGTCTCAGCAAACAATCAAGGTTTCTTTGTCGAAGAATAGCAAAAAAGAAGAGTTTGGAATAACACTAGGATGCAGGCTATTTATAAAG gAAATCTCCTCAAAGGCGCGCGATCAATTGGCAGCAAATGGGTACCATCTACAGGAAGGTGACACCGTAACGCGACTTCACAATACCAACTGCAATGATTCAATGAGCCTTAAGGAagcgaaaaaaatcatagatgGATGCAAGGAACGACTTAATATTGTTGTACTCCGTGATGTTGCCAATAATGCTGCAACGAGTTCAGGGATGCAGAGCCCTGCGTATTCGCATACGGCACAGATTAGCAATTGTAGCAATATTGATGAAGCATTCCTCCCTGGTGGTGCTTCATATTCAGCACAAAATCTCTACGTGCAGCCACCAACGAGACCGGCATTGGCTGCTTTGGCAGATGATAAGAGCAATCTAACACCACGCGGACGATCTCGAGGACCACTAATGGATGTATCTCTGAGTCAACTAGATCGCCCGAGTACTCCACCTTCGCACTCGAGATCCAGAAGTGGTGTTGAGGAGCCCGTAAGACCACCACCACCGCGAGCTGATGACTTCTACAGCTCCCGTAGGCAACTGTACGAGGATGATCCACTACAGCGGGCAAAACCATCTGGAGAGCCGCGTTTTATATCCTTCCAAAAGGAAGGTTCCGTAGGGATTCGTCTAACTGGTGGCAATGAGGCGGGAATATTCGTAACAGCCGTTCAGCCTGGGAGTCCTGCGTCTTTGCAG GGCTTAACACCTggagataaaattctcaaagttaACGATATGGACATGCACGGAGTCACACGTGAGGAAGCTGTACTGTTCCTCCTTAGTCTACAAGATCGGATAGATCTAATAGTGCAACACTGCCGTGAGGAATATGACACAGTTGTGGCGAATCAACGTGGAGATTCTTTCCAcattaaaacacattttcactGTGACACCCCATCAAAAGGGGAGATGTCTTTCCGTGCTGGGGATGTCTTTCGGGTGATTGATACACTCCACAATGGTGTTGTAGGATCGTGGCAAGTACTACGAATTGGTCGAGGGCACCAAGAGATGCAACGAGGTGTGATACCCAATAAATCGCGTGCCGAAGAACTTGCAACAGCACAATTCAATGCATCTAAGAAGGAAATGAATGCCGCAGAATCCCGCGGGAGTTTTTTCAAGCGTCGCCGAAGTACACACCGACGCTCCAAGTCTCTGTCTAGAGAAAATTGGGAAGATGTTGTCTTTTCCGATTCAATCTCCAAATTTCCCGCCTATGAGCGAGTTGTATTGCGCCATCCGGGTTTTGTGCGCCCGGTATGCCTTTTTGGGCCAGTGGCTGATATTGCGCGCGAGCGCATGATTAAGGATTTTCCAGATAAATTTACAGCCCCTCTTCAGAATGATAGCAACAAAGGGGGTGGCTCAACAAAGTGTGGCATTGTACGACTATCCAATATTCGAGACATAATGGATCGTGGGAAGCACGCACTGCTCGATATTACCCCAAATGCTGTTGATCGACTCAACTATGCCCAATTCTATCCCATCGTTATTTTCCTGAAAGCAGACTCGAAGCACACGATCAAGCAACTACGCAGAGGACTACCCAAGTCTGCACATAAAAGCTCCAAGAAACTCTTAGAGCAATGTCAAAAATTAGAGAAGGTCTGGGCTCATGCTTTCAGCACTACAATCCCACTTAATGATGCTGAAACGTGGTATAGGAAACTACGAGATGTGATTGATCAGCAACAGAGTGGAGCTGTATGGATGTCAGAATCCAAG CCCGTTGAATCCTTATCCGATGATTTCCTTTTCCCAATGACAACATCCCGCCTCTCGTATGCATCGAGTCCTGAATCCGATTTAGAATTGAGCCCAGGGCCATCGACATCACTATCACTGGGCAATTTGCCACATCTCGTCAAATCAAGCTCAGATCCATCGATTGCCACTAACCAGGATAATTTGGATAGGGATAGAGAGATGAATTTGGGTGACGGCATGCCACCGCCATATACG AATCACTATGATCACGCCTCCCCAACAGCTAGAAGACCTACAATGGAATCAAAATATCCATATCCATCGCAGAACATGACTCAGGCGGGCCTAGATAACAATTTAACATATGCTACAGCCTCAAGGCTTCCTCCGCCCGTTCAGGGACAAATCTACGGTGCAGCTCCAGATTTACCACCACGTGTGGATAGAGCATCAAAACCACCGGGCAATGTAGCATCACCAGAGCGAACAGCTAAAAATTCCAGTATCCATAGCATTTCAACACTCAGCCGATCAGCACAGGAAAGACTATTTGCAACACCTAAAAATGATGGTGATCCCGGGGATGAATATGCAACCAGGAATCAACTTCTTAATGCTGTAGATAAGAGACTTAATGGGGGAAGCTCCCAACAGGCATCGCTTGAGAGACAAACTGTACCACATGGAGGGAAGATCAATAATGGATCGTACGATAGTGTCTCAAGCTATGATTCCTACAATACAGCTCAAATGGCGGCTCAAAATATTCGTTTGGGACCTAATGCTCCCGATGATCTCAAATCAGTGCCCAATGCAAA TGGGAGAACCCCCTCAACGCCTGGTACTGAGTACCAAAGGAACTCAGCACATGAATTCTCAAGATCAACTGTTCACGAACTGAGCAGAAGTCTTTCGTCAGGTGCCAATGATCTCAATAGGCAGAGTAGTCCTGCCCGTGGTGGCTTCCATGGAGGTGATCGCAATATACCCAGTGGCCATGATGCCATGCGTGGAGAACGTGGCCCCATTGGGGGAGTTTCTCTGCCTCAGCGTCCTACAAATTTACCCCTCGATGGAAGTCCACGAAAGTTGCCATTTGAAACAAAGACAGACTACGGAAAGTAcag TCGCAATAACTCCGCCACACAAGCTGACTACTCGAAAACAACGAAGACTGGACCTATGGGTGGACAACCGCCCCCACCTGGAGTGCCTTTCAAACCAGTTCCACCACCAAAACCTAAAAATTATCGACCACCAATACAAGGAGGTGGATCCGGAGGgaatcaatgggaaaatggg gATTCAATGATGCATCGTTCTCCGAATGGATATGGATTCTATCCAACACCTTCGCATTTTCACGGTCAGAATCCCCCGACATCGCCAATGAATTCGGGTCCGCCACCAATTAACTATGGTGCTCAGTATCCAGGATCGAGTGGACACTTCAACACACCCCAATCGCCTTTTGGACCACGGGAGGGTATGGGGAGCAATGGTTTTGGCGGAAATCATCTCTACAATGGTCAATACATGCATAGATCTCCTGGATTCg GAAACCTCCCCCATCAACCACCAGAGAGAAATACATTAGATTTAGCTGGGAGTCGAGAACAACGGGGTTCGGCTTTTGAGTTGTATAGAAAGCCCCAAATAAGCACTGCGAGCCATCATCACAATCTCAG GTGA
- the LOC129796521 gene encoding tight junction protein ZO-1 isoform X4 — MKFFSWRSEKSESRRKIPAKNVNERCSEKRKKRTPRKSKKIVYSENRYAVQEVPKKSSFAIQDHFYQPVGPFREIDNKLIPRGGFQGNHGEIPTQILPGRFQQNNFSYNPDLREIFGRFTADSLTGFTKDPRKAAKKSKKLRRKGERSSWEYHTVTVTRVPGYGFGIAVSGGRDNPHFANGDPSIAVSDVLKGGPAEERLQVNDRIISVNGVSLENVEYATAVQVLRDSGNTVTLVVKRRVANLNLLGSPSNHQHSLSLSSTGLTGPNSSSQQTIKVSLSKNSKKEEFGITLGCRLFIKEISSKARDQLAANGYHLQEGDTVTRLHNTNCNDSMSLKEAKKIIDGCKERLNIVVLRDVANNAATSSGMQSPAYSHTAQISNCSNIDEAFLPGGASYSAQNLYVQPPTRPALAALADDKSNLTPRGRSRGPLMDVSLSQLDRPSTPPSHSRSRSGVEEPVRPPPPRADDFYSSRRQLYEDDPLQRAKPSGEPRFISFQKEGSVGIRLTGGNEAGIFVTAVQPGSPASLQGLTPGDKILKVNDMDMHGVTREEAVLFLLSLQDRIDLIVQHCREEYDTVVANQRGDSFHIKTHFHCDTPSKGEMSFRAGDVFRVIDTLHNGVVGSWQVLRIGRGHQEMQRGVIPNKSRAEELATAQFNASKKEMNAAESRGSFFKRRRSTHRRSKSLSRENWEDVVFSDSISKFPAYERVVLRHPGFVRPVCLFGPVADIARERMIKDFPDKFTAPLQNDSNKGGGSTKCGIVRLSNIRDIMDRGKHALLDITPNAVDRLNYAQFYPIVIFLKADSKHTIKQLRRGLPKSAHKSSKKLLEQCQKLEKVWAHAFSTTIPLNDAETWYRKLRDVIDQQQSGAVWMSESKPVESLSDDFLFPMTTSRLSYASSPESDLELSPGPSTSLSLGNLPHLVKSSSDPSIATNQDNLDRDREMNLGDGMPPPYTNHYDHASPTARRPTMESKYPYPSQNMTQAGLDNNLTYATASRLPPPVQGQIYGAAPDLPPRVDRASKPPGNVASPERTAKNSSIHSISTLSRSAQERLFATPKNDGDPGDEYATRNQLLNAVDKRLNGGSSQQASLERQTVPHGGKINNGSYDSVSSYDSYNTAQMAAQNIRLGPNAPDDLKSVPNANGRTPSTPGTEYQRNSAHEFSRSTVHELSRSLSSGANDLNRQSSPARGGFHGGDRNIPSGHDAMRGERGPIGGVSLPQRPTNLPLDGSPRKLPFETKTDYGKYSRNNSATQADYSKTTKTGPMGGQPPPPGVPFKPVPPPKPKNYRPPIQGGGSGGNQWENGDSMMHRSPNGYGFYPTPSHFHGQNPPTSPMNSGPPPINYGAQYPGSSGHFNTPQSPFGPREGMGSNGFGGNHLYNGQYMHRSPGFGNLPHQPPERNTLDLAGSREQRGSAFELYRKPQISTASHHHNLRELMDNAWHPPSTVDSFVNALNEQHLYQQQRVYMATNTPPPLPPPVKPKKKLLTTIKNAFLRTTRPLRRQVSSVADSEKKSSRSVRRQHSMMEPRMYQRPPMEWNPYSVGAYQELQYEALYERAKEYHPDPLYANRALIDFEQRMPPRGILRRHSFADRPASAIPFRRNRSLMMRKEAQENDDEGIYQSRGGSYMLEPNRGYPTRRDLHRDHLYQSKKEMQERIQQGRIEIERATSEPPSDSSSSAAGSHMGSRDLRGNNFRTRSQLRDHIYQSRREAMESMAEPIYVSRKEERCQMIPEGIDEQHGTHQTTVSFAHREEAEGGESLSNEDASHSTGGSTVVAAFDLNNDTVMAMSPRPAPRTSHLSSIIKRTASEAKNPPAQYTSRTSIETQYTSQVSLPSLPSTIGPPNASSTPYDSTGSLGVAGTKARQPQTTRGIFDTNGGTLVDPVWNVSLEIPKGAIPQGKQQEIYFTVTDPRMSECVGGPPLDMENGETMLSPLVMCGPQGLEFLVPVTLNIPHCAGRTASLGLALKATDSEKHLNTNWDNIDLPTTTAAHTVSVKVDHF, encoded by the exons GGCGAAAGGTCATCCTGGGAATATCACACTGTGACTGTGACTCGAGTTCCAGGATATGGCTTTGGAATTGCAGTATCAGGCGGCAGAGATAATCCTCATTTTGCAAATGGAGACCCCTCAATAGCCGTGAGTGATGTTCTCAAAGGAGGACCAGCTGAAGAGAGACTCCA GGTTAATGATAGGATAATTTCAGTCAATGGAGTGAGCCTTGAAAATGTAGAATATGCTACGGCTGTCCAGGTGCTAAGAGATAGCGGAAATACAGTTACACTAGTTGTTAAGAGACGTGTAGCAAATCTCAATCTTCTGGGGTCACCATCAAATCACCAACATTCGTTGAGTTTAAGTTCAACTGGTTTAACAGGACCAAATTCGTCGTCTCAGCAAACAATCAAGGTTTCTTTGTCGAAGAATAGCAAAAAAGAAGAGTTTGGAATAACACTAGGATGCAGGCTATTTATAAAG gAAATCTCCTCAAAGGCGCGCGATCAATTGGCAGCAAATGGGTACCATCTACAGGAAGGTGACACCGTAACGCGACTTCACAATACCAACTGCAATGATTCAATGAGCCTTAAGGAagcgaaaaaaatcatagatgGATGCAAGGAACGACTTAATATTGTTGTACTCCGTGATGTTGCCAATAATGCTGCAACGAGTTCAGGGATGCAGAGCCCTGCGTATTCGCATACGGCACAGATTAGCAATTGTAGCAATATTGATGAAGCATTCCTCCCTGGTGGTGCTTCATATTCAGCACAAAATCTCTACGTGCAGCCACCAACGAGACCGGCATTGGCTGCTTTGGCAGATGATAAGAGCAATCTAACACCACGCGGACGATCTCGAGGACCACTAATGGATGTATCTCTGAGTCAACTAGATCGCCCGAGTACTCCACCTTCGCACTCGAGATCCAGAAGTGGTGTTGAGGAGCCCGTAAGACCACCACCACCGCGAGCTGATGACTTCTACAGCTCCCGTAGGCAACTGTACGAGGATGATCCACTACAGCGGGCAAAACCATCTGGAGAGCCGCGTTTTATATCCTTCCAAAAGGAAGGTTCCGTAGGGATTCGTCTAACTGGTGGCAATGAGGCGGGAATATTCGTAACAGCCGTTCAGCCTGGGAGTCCTGCGTCTTTGCAG GGCTTAACACCTggagataaaattctcaaagttaACGATATGGACATGCACGGAGTCACACGTGAGGAAGCTGTACTGTTCCTCCTTAGTCTACAAGATCGGATAGATCTAATAGTGCAACACTGCCGTGAGGAATATGACACAGTTGTGGCGAATCAACGTGGAGATTCTTTCCAcattaaaacacattttcactGTGACACCCCATCAAAAGGGGAGATGTCTTTCCGTGCTGGGGATGTCTTTCGGGTGATTGATACACTCCACAATGGTGTTGTAGGATCGTGGCAAGTACTACGAATTGGTCGAGGGCACCAAGAGATGCAACGAGGTGTGATACCCAATAAATCGCGTGCCGAAGAACTTGCAACAGCACAATTCAATGCATCTAAGAAGGAAATGAATGCCGCAGAATCCCGCGGGAGTTTTTTCAAGCGTCGCCGAAGTACACACCGACGCTCCAAGTCTCTGTCTAGAGAAAATTGGGAAGATGTTGTCTTTTCCGATTCAATCTCCAAATTTCCCGCCTATGAGCGAGTTGTATTGCGCCATCCGGGTTTTGTGCGCCCGGTATGCCTTTTTGGGCCAGTGGCTGATATTGCGCGCGAGCGCATGATTAAGGATTTTCCAGATAAATTTACAGCCCCTCTTCAGAATGATAGCAACAAAGGGGGTGGCTCAACAAAGTGTGGCATTGTACGACTATCCAATATTCGAGACATAATGGATCGTGGGAAGCACGCACTGCTCGATATTACCCCAAATGCTGTTGATCGACTCAACTATGCCCAATTCTATCCCATCGTTATTTTCCTGAAAGCAGACTCGAAGCACACGATCAAGCAACTACGCAGAGGACTACCCAAGTCTGCACATAAAAGCTCCAAGAAACTCTTAGAGCAATGTCAAAAATTAGAGAAGGTCTGGGCTCATGCTTTCAGCACTACAATCCCACTTAATGATGCTGAAACGTGGTATAGGAAACTACGAGATGTGATTGATCAGCAACAGAGTGGAGCTGTATGGATGTCAGAATCCAAG CCCGTTGAATCCTTATCCGATGATTTCCTTTTCCCAATGACAACATCCCGCCTCTCGTATGCATCGAGTCCTGAATCCGATTTAGAATTGAGCCCAGGGCCATCGACATCACTATCACTGGGCAATTTGCCACATCTCGTCAAATCAAGCTCAGATCCATCGATTGCCACTAACCAGGATAATTTGGATAGGGATAGAGAGATGAATTTGGGTGACGGCATGCCACCGCCATATACG AATCACTATGATCACGCCTCCCCAACAGCTAGAAGACCTACAATGGAATCAAAATATCCATATCCATCGCAGAACATGACTCAGGCGGGCCTAGATAACAATTTAACATATGCTACAGCCTCAAGGCTTCCTCCGCCCGTTCAGGGACAAATCTACGGTGCAGCTCCAGATTTACCACCACGTGTGGATAGAGCATCAAAACCACCGGGCAATGTAGCATCACCAGAGCGAACAGCTAAAAATTCCAGTATCCATAGCATTTCAACACTCAGCCGATCAGCACAGGAAAGACTATTTGCAACACCTAAAAATGATGGTGATCCCGGGGATGAATATGCAACCAGGAATCAACTTCTTAATGCTGTAGATAAGAGACTTAATGGGGGAAGCTCCCAACAGGCATCGCTTGAGAGACAAACTGTACCACATGGAGGGAAGATCAATAATGGATCGTACGATAGTGTCTCAAGCTATGATTCCTACAATACAGCTCAAATGGCGGCTCAAAATATTCGTTTGGGACCTAATGCTCCCGATGATCTCAAATCAGTGCCCAATGCAAA TGGGAGAACCCCCTCAACGCCTGGTACTGAGTACCAAAGGAACTCAGCACATGAATTCTCAAGATCAACTGTTCACGAACTGAGCAGAAGTCTTTCGTCAGGTGCCAATGATCTCAATAGGCAGAGTAGTCCTGCCCGTGGTGGCTTCCATGGAGGTGATCGCAATATACCCAGTGGCCATGATGCCATGCGTGGAGAACGTGGCCCCATTGGGGGAGTTTCTCTGCCTCAGCGTCCTACAAATTTACCCCTCGATGGAAGTCCACGAAAGTTGCCATTTGAAACAAAGACAGACTACGGAAAGTAcag TCGCAATAACTCCGCCACACAAGCTGACTACTCGAAAACAACGAAGACTGGACCTATGGGTGGACAACCGCCCCCACCTGGAGTGCCTTTCAAACCAGTTCCACCACCAAAACCTAAAAATTATCGACCACCAATACAAGGAGGTGGATCCGGAGGgaatcaatgggaaaatggg gATTCAATGATGCATCGTTCTCCGAATGGATATGGATTCTATCCAACACCTTCGCATTTTCACGGTCAGAATCCCCCGACATCGCCAATGAATTCGGGTCCGCCACCAATTAACTATGGTGCTCAGTATCCAGGATCGAGTGGACACTTCAACACACCCCAATCGCCTTTTGGACCACGGGAGGGTATGGGGAGCAATGGTTTTGGCGGAAATCATCTCTACAATGGTCAATACATGCATAGATCTCCTGGATTCg GAAACCTCCCCCATCAACCACCAGAGAGAAATACATTAGATTTAGCTGGGAGTCGAGAACAACGGGGTTCGGCTTTTGAGTTGTATAGAAAGCCCCAAATAAGCACTGCGAGCCATCATCACAATCTCAG AGAATTAATGGATAACGCTTGGCATCCACCCAGCACTGTGGATTCATTCGTGAATGCCCTCAATGAGCAGCACCTGTATCAGCAGCAACGAGTCTATATGGCCACTAATACACCACCACCACTTCCGCCGCCGGTTAAGccaaaaaagaaactcttAACCACCATAAAAAATGCCTTTCTCCGAACTACACGTCCCCTGAGGCGTCAAGTGAGTTCTGTGGCTGATAGTGAGAAGAAATCCTCGAGGAGTGTACGTAGGCAGCACTCAATGATGGAACCGAGAATGTATCAGAGACCACCGATGGAATGGAACCCCTATTCCGTGGGTGCGTATCAGGAATTGCAATATGAGGCTCTGTACGAGAGGGCAAAGGAATACCATCCGGATCCACTTTACGCCAATAGGGCTCTAATTGATTTTGAACAGAGAATGCCCCCGAGGGGTATTCTTAGAAGGCACAGTTTTGCCGATAGACCCGCATCGGCAATCCCCTTTCGTCGGAATCGCTCACTTATGATGCGAAAGGAAGCACAAGAGAATGATGATGAGGGTATATATCAGAGTCGTGGTGGTTCATATATGCTGGAACCCAATCGGGGTTATCCAACACGGCGAGATTTGCACCGTGATCACCTGTATCAGAGCAAAAAGGAAATGCAAGAAAGAATCCAGCAAGGgcgaattgaaattgaaaggGCAACATCAGAGCCACCGAGTGATTCATCATCATCAGCTGCTGGCTCACATATGGGATCACGTGATCTCCGGGGAAATAACTTTAGAACACGTTCACAGCTACGAGATCATATCTATCAGAGTCGTAGGGAAGCAATGGAATCCATGGCGGAACCAATTTATGTTTCGAGAAAGGAAGAACGATGCCAAATGATCCCGGAGGGCATTGATGAGCAGCATGGAACTCATCAAACAACAGTTTCTTTCGCTCATCGTGAAGAAGCCGAAGGTGGGGAATCCCTATCGAATGAGGATGCATCCCATAGTACAGGTGGTTCAACTGTGGTGGCGGCATTTGATCTAAATAACGATACTGTGATGGCTATGAGTCCCCGTCCAGCACCACGAACATCCCATTTATCCAGTATTATCAAAAGAACAGCATCAGAGGCTAAAAATCCACCGGCACAATATACCAGTCGTACGTCCATTGAGACACAATACACATCCCAAGTTAGTCTCCCATCGCTTCCAAGTACAATTGGACCACCAAATGCCTCAAGTACACCATACGATAGTACTGGTTCCCTGGGGGTTGCTGGTACTAAAGCGAGGCAACCGCAAACAACAAGGGGTATCTTTGATACAAATGGGGGAACACTCGTGGATCCGGTGTGGAATGTTTCATTGGAAATTCCTAAGGGTGCCATACCGCAGGGGAAACAACAAGAAATCTACTTTACAGTCACGGACCCGAGAATGAGTGAATGCGTAGGTGGACCACCGTTGGACATGGAAAATg GTGAGACGATGCTATCGCCACTGGTGATGTGTGGCCCCCAAGGGTTGGAATTTCTCGTGCCTGTCACTCTCAACATACCCCATTGCGCCGGCCGTACAGCATCTTTGGGATTGGCCCTCAAAGCGACCGACAGCGAGAAGCATCTCAACACAAATTGGGACAACATTGATCTGCCCACAACAACAGCAGCTCACACAGTTTCCGTAAAAGTTGATCATTTctaa